The Alphaproteobacteria bacterium genomic sequence CGCCCTCAGCCCTGGGTTCGGCCACCCCGTTAAAAAGGAGATCGCCGACGCGGTGGTTCGGGCGGCGCAGACATTCAGCGATATGGGTGCGGGGGTTGAGGAAGTATCGCCGGATGTCGGCGACGCGATAGAGCTGTTCCGCACGTACTTTTTTGTAGGGGCGGCGATTACCATGAAGAACATCCCCAAGCACAGACATGCGCTGCTCGAGGATCTATTTAGGCAAGTTGCGGAGGTCGGGGCGCAAATCACAGCCACCGACTATGTCGAAGCGGTTCGGGCGACAACCGAACTCCGTCAACGGATGGGCGTATTTCACCAAACCTACGACCTCATCCTCACGGCCACAAATTCAGTGCTGCCCTTTCCCGTCGGGATGGCGACGCCTCCTGAGGACGCCGACGGGAAGTGGGGCAATTTTTCGCCGACGCTCTTCCCAATTAATTTGTCAGGTCAGCCGGCCATCACGGTCCCCTGCGATCGTGCCTCGAACGGCCTGCCCATCGGGCTCCAGCTCGTTGCAGCCGCAGGTCGCGAAGATTTGCTTTTCCGGGCGGCCCTGGCGTTCGAGCGGACCTCGGGTTTCGCTAACCAGGTCGCGCCAATCTAGTGTCCCGCACAGTCATGCAAAACTGATACAGTCGCGCCAAACAGGAGTGGATTTATGAGCGTACAGGAAGCAACCGAAGTCAACGACTTGGGCGTCGCCCGGGACATCGACATTTTCGAGCGTCTAGCCGATTGGAACGGCCTTGATGTCGTCGATTGTGGCTGCGGTAACGGCAGCTTGGCCGGCGGTCTCGCCAAGCGCGGCGCCGTCGTTACCGGCATTGAACCGGACCCGATCCAAGCGGAAAAGAACCGTGGCGCGGAACCGATTCCGAACGTGACCCTCCTTGAGGCGCCGGCGCAATCCATTCCGCGGGACGATAACAGTGTAGATGCCGTTGTGTTCAGCAAGTCGTTACATCATGTGCCGTTGGACCAGATGGACAACGCGCTTCGCGAAGCCGCTCGAATTCTCAAGCCGGGCGGGTTCCTCTACGTTCTTGAGCCGGACATTCGCGGACAGTTCTCGCAGATGGTGAAACCCTTTCATGACGAGACCTTGGTCCGTGCGAAGGCGCTCGAAGCGCTGGATCGAACGGCCAACACCGTGTTCGGCGATATGGAAGAGTATTGGTACACCAATGTCGTAACGTTCCCCGATTTCGAAACCCTCGAGAAGCGCATGTCGGGGTCGTCCTTTAACGAAATCGATGCCGTCCAAGTCGATACGCCGGAGGTCCGGGCCGCGTTCGAAGCCGGAAAAGCCGAAGAGGGGTATGCCTTTACGAACCTCATGCGGGTCCGCATCTACCGTCATCCCAAGAGCGTATAGCCGCTAGGGAGACCGCCCGGTGGTCGGGTTGAACCACGATCATCGCCTATTCGCGGTAGCAGACATGTATGCCGCCGATTCGGCCGCGATTGCAGCCGGGATCGCCGGCATCCAACTGATGGAAGCCGCCGGGCGGGCGGTGTCGGACGAGGTTCGGCGCCACTTCTCGCCACGATCGACCGTCGTCCTTTGCGGACCGGGCAATAACGGGGGCGATGGTTTCGTCGCCGCGCGCCTACTACTAGAGGCCGGTTGGCCGGTAAGGGTGGCCCTTGTTGGTGATCGTGGCAAATTAGCGGGCGATGCGGCCATAGCGGCACAGCGATGGTCCGAGCCTGTCTTGGCGTTTGAACCCGGCGTTGTCTCGGGCGCCGAAATCGTGATCGACGCGGTATTCGGTGCGGGTTTGACGCGTCCGGTGGACGGCGCGGTCCGCCAGGTTTTGGAGGCGGTCGCGGCGAGCGACGCCGCAGTGGTTGCCGTCGACGTGCCGAGCGGCGTGCACGGCGACAGTGGTGCGGTACTCGGTTACGCTCTCCGGGCTGATCGAAGCGTCACGTTCTCACCGAAGAAGACTGGGCATTGCCTGTTGCCGGGGCGCCTGTTGTGCGGGGCTCTCCGTGTCGCTGACATCGGTATTCCGGGCGAGGTTCTCGCTGAGATACGCCCGCAAACCTGGGAGAACCATCCGGACCTTTGGCGCCTGTCGATGCGATGGCCGGGATCGGAGAGTCACAAATACACCCGTGGTTACGCTGTCGCGGTGAGCGGTGGTGCGGAAACGACAGGGGCCATCCGGCTATCGGCCCGCACCGCGTTACGGGCCGGGGCAGGGGTTATTAGCGTGGCGTGCCCACCAGAGGCCTTGCCGACGTTGGCGGCAACGCTAACTGCGGTGATGACCAAACCGATCTCTCAGCCCGCCGACCTGATTACCCTCGTCGCGGACCGGCGGGTCACAGCTTGCCTCATCGGTCCGGGGGCTGGGGTTAACGCGCGTACCCGAGAGAATACGCTCGCACTGCTGCGAACCAATAAACCCTGTGTCATCGATGCCGACGGGCTTTCGGTCTTTGCCTCGGCGCCGACGGCGTTCTTCGCCGCGCTAAACGGGGACTGCATCCTTACCCCCCACGAAGGTGAGTTTGCGCGCCTGTTCGGTGCCGCACCGGGGAGTCGCCTCGCGCGCACCCGCGCCGCAGCGAGTAGAGCGGGCGCTGTGGTCCTGCTCAAGGGCGGGGATACGATCGTGGCGTCGCCCGACGGCCGGGCCACGATCACCACGAACGCCCCGCCGGAACTTGCGACCGCTGGGTCCGGAGACGTCCTTGCGGGGGTGGCACTGGGTCTCCTCGCGCAAGGACTGCCGGCTTTTGAAGCGGCGAGTGCGGCAGCCTGGCTCCACGCCGAGGCAGCGCGACGTTTCGGTCCGGGCCTCATTGCCGAAGATATCGTGGAACTCCTGCCGGCAGCGCTCCGATCGGTGAAAGAATTGGATTGATCGGACGTAAAGTGATCAAGCCTTTATGAATAAAAACAACGTACTATGGGATATTTTCAATGTAGTTTATTGGGTGGTGCCTGGGCCCCGATATCAACCATTCGGAAACCTAAGTGGCCGGTAGATCGCGCGGGCCAACGAAACGAAACTTGAGTTCAATCTAATGCGAGGTGCTGGTTGGCGACCCCATTATGGCAAGAGCTTGGATACCACCGTCTTCGCCCCGATTGGATGTCGGAAAATGATCTTTGGCGGCTCCCGCAGAATGTTATACAAGGGCCGCTCTCGCCACCCCGGACCGCCCACCCGGCGCGGTGTGGCGACAAAATGGATACCCCGCGGGCGTGGTGGAACTGGTAGACACGCTAGGTTTAGGTCCTAGTGGGCTTTAGCCTTTGGGGGTTCGAGTCCCTCCGCCCGCACCAGGTACATCAATCTCGGTGATAAGGATCATTCCGGTTAGACCATGCAGATTACAGAAACCGCCTCCGAAGGACTGAAGCGCTCTTACAAGGTGGTCGTCGGTTCCGACGCCATCGAAGAGAACATCCAGAAGAAGATCACGGCGATTGGCGATCAGGCCCGCCTACCGGGTTTCCGACCGGGGAAGATCCCTCAAAAGGTCCTACGTGCACGGTTCGGTAAGTCGATCCTCGGCGAAGTTCTCCAGGAGACGGTCGATGAGACGCTCCGCAAGACCCTGGACGACAACAAAATTCGGCCGGCCCTTCAGCCCAAGGTAGAGGTGTCGTCGTTCGACGAGGGGAAAGACCTCGAATACACGATGGAGGTCGAACTCCTGCCTGAGATCGTTCCCACCGATTTCTCGACCATCGAACTCGAGCGTCTTGTGGCGGAGATCGAGGACGCAGAAGTCGACAGGGCCATTGAGAGCATCGCCGACCAGCAAAAAACTTTCACCGCGGAAGAGGGCGCCGAAGCCAAGGACGGGGATGCCGTTCTGATCGATTTCGAGGGGTCAATTGACGGCGAGTTGTTCGAAGGCGGTGCAGGCAAAGACAGCCAGATCCAGCTTGGGTCGGGCCAGTTTGTGCCTGGGTTCGAAGAACAACTGGTTGGCGCCAAGGGCGGGGAAGAGCGCGAAATCAAGGTCACATTCCCAGCCGACTACCCCTACGAGAAACTGCGCGACAAGGATGCCGTCTTCAAAGTGACCGTTAAGGAAGTGCGTAAGCCAAGCATCCCGCCGGTCGACGACGCATTGGCGACGCGCCTCGGGCTTGAAGGGCTGAGCCAGTTGAAGGAGCGGGTCCGCGAACAACTCGCCGAGGAGTATGGCCAGATTTCGCGGCAACGCTTGAAGCGTGAGCTTCTCGACAAACTTGACACCGCCCACGATTTCGAATTACCGCCGACCCTCGTACAAAACGAGTTTGACGGTATCTGGCAGCAAATTGAGCGCGACCGCGAGGCCGGGTCGCTCGATCCGGAGGACGCTGAGAAATCGGACGACGACCTCAAAGAGGACTACCGCAAGATAGCTTCGCGCCGCGTAAGGCTAGGCCTTTTACTGTCGTCGGTGGGTGAGGCCAACAACGTTACAGTCGGCCAGGACGAGTTGAACCGTGCATTGGCGATGCAAGCCCAGCGGTATCCCGGACAAGAGCAAGAAATCTTCAAATTCTATAAAGAGAACCCGCAAGCAGCGATGCAGCTGCAAGCGCCTCTCTTTGAGGACAAGGTTGTCGACTTCGTACTCGAGCTCGTCCGCGTCAACGAACGCAAGGTCTCGAAGGACGAGCTCCTGGCGGACCCCGAGACAGATGAGGGCGCCGCCAAAAAGCCGATCAAGAAGGCGAAGTCGAGCACCAAGGCAGCGAAGAAGGGCGACGGCAAAGGCGCCGAAGACAAGGGCGCCGATAAGCCAAAAACCAAGAAATCGGCGAAAAAAGACGACTAGTTTCAAACGATTCGACTGCCTACATGAATCGTCCAACGCCCCACACAACAACCGGAAAACGACTATGTCGGATATCTTTATGAATACCCTCGTACCGATGGTCGTTGAACAGACCAACCGCGGCGAGCGTGCCTACGACATCTATTCTCGCCTTCTCAAAGAGCGAATTATCTTCCTGTCTGGGCCGGTCAACGACGCGGTGTCCACGTTAATAACCGCGCAGCTTCTGTTTCTTGAGGCAGAAAACCCCGAAAAAGACATAGCACTCTACATCAACTCACCGGGTGGCGTGGTGACATCCGGTCTCGCGATCTACGACACGATGCAGTACATCCGGCCGGACGTCCAAACCCTGTGCACGGGGCAGGCCGCCAGCATGGGGTCGCTCCTGTTATGCGCGGGGGCGAAGGGTAAGCGGTTTGCACTCCCCCATGCTCGGGTCATGGTTCATCAACCCTCCGGTGGTTTTCAGGGGCAGGTGACCGACATCGAGATTCACGCCAAAGAAATTCTCGATACGCGCCAACGACTGAACGAAATATACGTCAAGCACACCGGCCAAAAGATCGATGTGATTGAAGAGGCACTCGAACGCGATCGGTTTATGTCAGGGCCTGACGCAGTAAAATTCGGCATCATCGACGAGGTCGTGTCGAAGCGCACGGTCGCGAGTGAGGGCGATTCGGCTGAGAAGAAATAGCGCGATCGTGACCGGCGAGCGCGGGATTTCTACTACCCAAAGCTTAAATCCGGGGTTGCCCCTTCAACCCGAGCCGCCGATGGTCGAGGCCGTTAACGATGGTTCGCGTTGATATTTGGGGCTGGCCATCGTTAACAAGATGAAGGATCAGGTTCACTGAAAGACGCAAGATTTAGGTTGTACGCGCGGCAGGCCACCGTCTACCATAATAGAGTTGTAGTGATTCGGGTGTGGCGATGAGTAAGTCTGGCAGCGGCGATTCAAAAAATACGCTCTACTGCTCCTTCTGCGGAAAGAGCCAGCATGAGGTTCGCAAGCTGATCGCTGGGCCCACTGTATTCATCTGCGACGAATGCGTTGAGCTCTGCATGGACATCATTCGCGAGGAGCACAAGAGCGCCCTCGTCAAGAGTCTCGACGGCGTACCGACTCCGGCCGACATCTGCAGCGTTCTCGACGATTACGTCATCGGCCAAGAATATGCGAAACGAATTCTGTCGGTAGCTGTCCACAACCACTACAAGCGGCTGAATCACGACTCCAAGAACAACGACGTCGAGATTTCGAAGTCCAATATTCTGCTGCTCGGTCCGACCGGTTGTGGGAAGACCCTGTTGGCGCAGACGCTCGCGCGTATCCTCGACGTCCCCTTCACAATGGCAGACGCGACGACACTCACCGAAGCGGGCTACGTCGGCGAAGACGTTGAAAACATCATCCTGAAACTCCTCCAGGCCGCCGACTATAACGTCGAACGGGCGCAGCGTGGCATCGTCTATATCGACGAGGTCGATAAGGTGAGTCGTAAGTCGGACAACCCCTCGATCACGCGCGACGTTTCCGGTGAGGGTGTCCAGCAAGCGCTTTTGAAGATCATGGAAGGCACCGTTGCGTCGGTCCCCCCCCAGGGCGGTCGCAAACATCCGCAACAGGAATTCCTCCAGGTCGACACGACCAACATACTTTTCATCTGCGGCGGGGCTTTCTCGGGTCTCGAAAAGATTATTGCCCAACGCGGTCGTGGGACGGCGATCGGCTTCGGTGCCGATGTGCGCTCCGTCAACGATAAGAAGACGGGCGAGATCTTGCGCGAGGTGGAGCCGGAAGATCTTCTGAAGTTTGGACTCATTCCTGAGTTCGTCGGTCGCCTGCCAGTGTTGGCCACCCTCAACGATTTGGACGAGGAAGCGCTCGTCGAGATTCTTTCACAGCCGAAGAATGCACTGGTCAAGCAATATCAGCGGCTGTTCGAAATGGAGAACGTGAAATTGACGTTTTCTGACGATGCGCTGAAGGCGATCTCGCGCCGCGCGATCGGTCGCAAAACTGGTGCCCGTGGGTTGCGTTCGATTATGGAAAGTATCCTACTCGAACCAATGTTCGAACTTCCGTCACTGGATTCGGTCGTCGAGTTGGTCATTAACTCCGAGGTCGTCGAAGGACGCGCCCAACCGCTGCACATCTATGCTGACCGTCGCGAAGAGGCGGGATCCAGCGCTTAAGACCTGCAGAAAGCGGTGCGTCTTGAAGTGGCGCCGATCAAGAGCCACTTTGAGTGAAACAGGGCTCTACGCCCGTATTTTGGTAGGGAAGTCGCGCCAAGGCGCGGCTCGAGAGTGCAATGACTGAAAAAGCGACGCTATACCCGGTTCTTCCGCTTCGCGACATCGTCGTGTTTCCTCACATGATCGTTCCGCTGTTCGTCGGTCGGGATAAATCGGTGCGGGCGCTGGAGGACGTCATGAAGGAGGACAAGCAGATCCTTCTTGTGGCCCAAAAGGACGCCGCTGTCGACGACCCAGCGTCGGAAGACATTCACACCGTCGGCACAATTGGTGCCGTGCTGCAACTTCTTAAGTTGCCCGACGGAACGGTCAAGGTTCTAGTTGAGGGTGGCAACCGGGCGCGAATTCAGAGCTTTGCGGAGAACACCGATTTCTTCCAGGCCTACGCTGAAGTAGTCGAGGATCCGGAACCCGATTCGCAAGAACTCCAAGCGCTCGCGCGTTCGGTCGTGACCCAGTTCGAGCAATACGTGAAGCTAAACAAAAAGATTCCGGCCGAGGTTCTTGTGTCCCTCAATCAGATTGAGGATCCCTCCAAACTTGCCGACACTGTCGCGTCGCATATGGCGCTGCGCGTTTCGGAGAAACAAGAACTGCTCGAAACAATCAGGACGTCAGAGCGTCTTGAGCGTGTCTATTCGTTCATGGAGAACGAAATCGGCGTACTTCAGGTTGAGAAGAAGATTCGCAGCCGCGTGAAACGGCAAATGGAAAAAACGCAGCGCGAGTACTATCTCAACGAACAGCTCAAAGCGATCCAGAAGGAACTCGGCGACACTGACGATAGCCGCGAGGAGCTGCACGAACTCGAAGAGAAAATCCGCAAAACTAAGTTCAGTAAAGAGGCGCGGGATAAAGCGACCGGCGAACTAAAGAAACTGCGGAATATGAGCCCCATGTCTGCGGAGGCCACTGTCGTCCGCAACTATTTGGATTGGTTGCTAACCATTCCTTGGAAAAAGCGGTCTCGCGTCAAGACCGACATCAAGTTCGCGGCAAAGGTTCTCGATCGCGACCACTTTGGTCTCGAAAAAGTCAAAGAGCGCATCCTCGAATATCTTGCCGTCCAACATCGCATGAAAAAGATGCGGGGACCGATCCTTTGCCTGGTTGGACCGCCCGGCGTTGGCAAGACCTCATTGGGGCGTTCGATTGGGACTGCGACCGGCCGTAAGTTCGTGCGGATTTCGTTGGGTGGCGTACGGGACGAGGCCGAAATACGCGGCCATCGGCGGACCTACATCGGGTCGATGCCAGGCAAGATCATTCAATCGATGAAAAAAGCCGGGTCATCCAATCCGATCTTCATGCTCGACGAAGTCGATAAGCTGGGCGCCGATTTCCGCGGCGATCCATCGTCTGCCCTACTCGAGGTTCTGGACCCCGAGCAGAATTTCTCATTCAACGATCATTATCTCGAAGTCGACTATGACTTATCGGATGTGATGTTCATCGCGACCGCAAACACTCTGCGCATCCCGCCGGCGCTGGTCGATCGCATGGAGGTAATTCGTCTTGCGGGCTATACCGAAGACGAAAAGGTAGAGATCGCCAAGCGTCACCTGATCGACAAGCAAATCGAGGCGCACGGGTTGAAGAAAGAGGAGTGGTCCATCAGCGAGGACGCTCTGCGCGACGTGATTCGCTACTACACGAGGGAAGCTGGCGTCCGGAATCTCGAACGTGAGCTGGCTAACCTGACGCGCAAGGCAACCAAAGAAATCGTCGAGTCTGGCAAGGATAAGGTGTCGGTAACCCGACGCAATCTCGACAAGTATGCCGGTGTTAAGCGGTATCGCTTTGGCGAGGTCGAGCAGGAGCACCTTATCGGGGTTACGACTGGCTTGGCGTGGACCGAAGTTGGCGGCGAACTCCTCAGTATTGAAGCGTTGTTGGTTCCTGGTAAGGGGAGCATCAAATACACCGGTAAACTCGGTGACGTGATGCAGGAGTCTATTCAAGCTGCGTGGAGCTACGTGCGCGCCCGTGCGACCGACTTTGGGATCAAACCCACTTTGTTTGATAAACGTGACATCCACGTCCATGTCCCCGAGGGCGCGACCCCCAAGGACGGGCCGTCCGCCGGCGTTGCCATGGTAACGTCGATTGTGTCGGCACTGACCCAAGTCTCCATTCGCAAAGATATTGCCATGACTGGCGAAATCAGTTTGCGCGGTCGGGTAATGCCTATCGGGGGATTGAAGGAAAAGCTCTTGGCAGCTCTCAGGGGCGGATTGAGCACGGTCTTGATCCCGATCGAGAACGAGAAGGATCTTGCAGAGATTCCGGACAACGTGAAGAAGGGGCTAAAGATTATCCCAGTGACACACGTTGACGAGGTTCTGAAGCACGCTCTTACGGCAAAACTCGAGCCCATCGAATGGGATGAAGAGCAGGAATCCCTCGCTAAAGTGGCGGAGACGGATGCTGCAGCTAAACGCGAAGGTGTGGTGACGCACTAAAATACACTAATGGCGGGTATCTCAAGCGGAAACGCGCGAAAAAGCTGGGGATAGGTGCTCTTTTCCCTTTGACGGGGGCGCCGCCCACTCCTACAGTTCGTGCGTCTGATGCAATCCATACACAACATTTGCTATTTCAATTTGCTCTTGTCCTAGAGAGGGGGCCCTGCCGTGAACAAAAATGATCTGGTGGCAACAGTTTCCAATGCTGCTGGTCTTTCCAAAGCCGATGCCACAAAAGCCGTTGATTGCGTGTTTGAAGCGATCACCGACTCGTTGAAGGCAGGCGAGGAAGTCCGGCTGGTCGGATTCGGCACATTCAACGTGGCGCAACGGAAAGCCTCAGAGGGTCGGAACCCTCGCACTGGCGAAAAAATCCAAATCCCTGCGTCGAATCAGCCGAAATTCAAGGCTGGCAAAGGCCTGAAGGACGCAGTCAACTAGTTCTTCACCTAGCATATCTATGAAATGCGCCGGCCTTTGGGTCGGCGCATTCGTTTTGGAGGCAAGCCCGTAACCTCTAGACCGATCCTTGAACGGACAAGCGAACGCCCGCTCTGGACAAACACCGTTCGATCCCGCATCTAAGGATTAGGAACCCGATGGGCGATTAGCTCAGCTGGAAGAGCACCTCGTTTACACCGAGGGGGTCGGCAGTTCGAACCTGTCATCGCCCACCACAATTCTCAATAGATATGACCGATTCCCCCCCTCCCGCACCACCGTTACAGGTAATCGAGACCATCGTTCGCGCCGTCAAGTTCGTTTGGCAGGGCCGTAACGACTTCATGAATCTCGCGTTTCCCGCCGTTCTGGTGCTGAGTGTCCTGAATACCGGGGTTGCTCTCGTCGTTTCGTCGCCGGTTGTTCAAGACCTCGCTCCGGAAACAGAGCAGGTCGAACAAGCGCTCAGGATCAACCTTCTGCCGTTCATTCTTCTGATTCTTCCGTTCGGCTATTTCTGGACGACATTCGCCATTGGGTGGCATCGTCGCTATCTCCTGCCCAAGGAACACCAGACCGTTCGCCAAATACTGACTTGGCGAAGTCGCCATACACGTTATCTGCTCTATGCGATTGGCGTCACGATGATCATTGCGACGATCGTCGTTGTCGGCGCCAGCATTGCCGTCTTCGCACCGGTTCTAATGGTTCTTGTACTTGGCGCCGCTGGTGTTGTTTATGCTCGGTTTTCGCAGGTCTTGCCCAGCGCCTCCATCGATCACGGGCTTACGCTCGCCGAGAGCTGGGCTCTTACCCAAGGCAACACTAGCCGAATATTCGCTGCCATTGTCGCGACTTGGCTGCCTGTGATCGTCGTGGTGAGTGTCGCTGAGAGATTGCTGATCCTCGCGTTGGGGGGCTCCGAGACCTTCATGGCCCTCTTTGTTCGAGCCTTCGTCGGCAATTTTGTCGGATACATCGGTGTCGCCGTCGGTGTAAGTCTCCTGTCCTTAATTTATGACCATCTCAGGGTCGGGCAGGGGCCGAGCGTCGATCTGAAGGTCTTCTAAGGAAGGAAATACGATGGTGACCGCGGACCAACTTGTCGGGACCTGGGAGCTGGTCCGCTGGGAAACCAGTTACGAAGACGGTCGGAAGATCTACCCAATGGGCGAGGACGCCCAGGGATTCATCCTCTATACCCCCGACGGATTCATGAGCGCCGTTCTATTTCGCGCCAATCGCCCACCGTTCACGACGGGTGAAGCATTGACCGCAAAAGACACCGAAAAGGTCGCGGGTTGGGACGGCTACTATGCCTATGGCGGCCCCTTTGAAATACAGGGCGATCGCGTCGTCCACACAGTCGCACATTGCATCTATCCCAATTGGGTCGGAGACACTCAAGTTCGCGGGATTAGCTTCGAGGACGACAACCTCGTGCTGTCGACACCCCCTCAAAAAACCCGGCGCGGCACACAGACCAGCCGGGTCATATGGAAGCGGGCGAATCGCGCCTACACCGGGCCACGTCCTTGACACCCCACAGGGCCTAAAGTAAATGAGGCGGGCCTCCACAAGGGGGTGTAGCTCAGTTGGTTAGAGCGCCGGCCTGTCACGCCGGAGGCCGCGGGTTCGAGTCCCGTCACTCCCGCCATTTCCTTTCGCACCACGATCAATTTGCACCGGTAAGTCGTTGTTGAGGCGCACCTTTCGTAGTATGACTTGGCGCGATTAGGAAGTGAACTTGGGCGCCGCCGCGCTAGGGGTGGCTGCCACCGATCCAAAGCCGCACCATAGCTGGGGAACCTCGGTAGGCGCGGCCCTGGATCGCAGCGTACGAGGGTAAATGGACGATCTGCTGCGAGAGTACCTGCCGATTCTGATCTTCATCGGCTTGGTCGTGGTCTTGGGTGTTGCATTTATTGCTGCGTCTTACATTGCAGCGGAACAGCGCCCCGACGCGGAGAAGCTTTCGACCTACGAGTGCGGATTTGAACCGTTCGAGGATACCCGTAGCAGGTTTGATGTTCGCTTCTATCTAGTTGCGCTTCTTTTCATCATTTTCGATCTTGAGGTTGCGTTCCTTTTCCCCTGGGCGATAACCCTGGGCGATACTGGCGCATTCGGTTTTTGGTCGATGGTCATCTTTCTAGGCGTTCTGACGATCGGCTTCATTTACGAATGGAAGAAGGGGGCTCTCGAATGGGAGTGAGTGCCACGACCGTCCAACCCGCCGGCGAGCGCGACCTGACCGCCGACCCGTTTTTTCATCAGGTCTCCGACGAGCTCGCCGACAAGGGGTTTGTCGTCACCCAGGTCGACAAAGTTGTCAATTGGGCGCGTACGGGCTCTCTTTGGTGGATGACTTTCGGCTTGGCTTGCTGTGCCGTCGAAATGATGCACGCCTCCATGCCGCGCTACGACTTGGATCGCTTCGGTGTCATGCCCCGCGCCAGCCCCCGGCAATCCGACCTCATGATCGTCGCGGGAACGCTGACCAACAAGATGGCGCCGGCGCTCCGGAAGGTCTACGACCAGATGGCGGAACCGCGCTACGTGATTTCCATGGGCAGTTGCGCCAACGGCGGCGGTTATTACCATTATTCCTACTCCGTCGTCCGTGGTTGCGACAGGATCGTTCCGGTTGACGTCTATGTTCCGGGGTGCCCCCCTACGGCCGAGGCCTTGGTTTACGGAATCCTACAATTGCAGAAGAAGATCCGCCGCACCGTCACAATCGCTCGGTAGTTTTGGTAATCAGGCCGTATGGACGACTCACTTAAGGAACTTGGCGAATACATCGCGGCGGCGTTGACCGACCAAGTCAACGCGGTCGAGGTTGCCCATAGCGAGTTGATGATTCTGGCGACCCCGGGCGGCGTGGCCAAGGTTCTTTCGTTCCTGAAAGACGACCCGGCCTGCCAGTTCAAAGTGCTGATCGACATTTGCGGCGTCGACTATCCCGAACGCGGTCGACGGTTCGACGTTGTCTACAATTTGCTAAGTCTAACGCACAATCAGCGGGTCCGTGTGAAGGTTCAGGTCGACGAATCGACGCCAGTCCCTTCCGTGCATGGTATTTTTTCCTCCGCCGGATGGTTTGAACGTGAAGTGTGGGACATGTATGGCGTCATGTTCTCCGATCATCCCGACCTTCGCCGCTTGCTCACGGACTACGGCTTCGAAGGGCATCCACTCCGAAAGGATTTCCCACTGACCGGATTCGTCGAAGTACGTTATGACGAAGACGAAAAGCGCGTCGTGTACGAACCAGTTAAACTCACCCAGGAATTTCGCCGGTTTGACTTCTTGAGCCCTTGGGAAGGGACCGACTACGTGCTGCCAGGCGACGAGAAAAGCACACCGGCGGATGGCAAGTGATGGCTGAGCCGACAATCAGCAGCTACACACTGAATTTCGGGCCGCAGCACCCGGCCGCTCACGGCGTTCTACGCCTCGTTCTCGAGATGGAAGGCGAGGTCGTTCGGCGTACCGACCCGCACATCGGTCTCTTGCATCGCGGCACCGAGAAACTCATCGAGTACAAGACCTACCTTCAGGCCATTCCGTATTTCGACCGCCTCGATTACGTGTCGATGATGTGTCAGGAACACGCCTTCGTCTTAGCGGTCGAAAAACTCC encodes the following:
- the lon gene encoding endopeptidase La, producing the protein MTEKATLYPVLPLRDIVVFPHMIVPLFVGRDKSVRALEDVMKEDKQILLVAQKDAAVDDPASEDIHTVGTIGAVLQLLKLPDGTVKVLVEGGNRARIQSFAENTDFFQAYAEVVEDPEPDSQELQALARSVVTQFEQYVKLNKKIPAEVLVSLNQIEDPSKLADTVASHMALRVSEKQELLETIRTSERLERVYSFMENEIGVLQVEKKIRSRVKRQMEKTQREYYLNEQLKAIQKELGDTDDSREELHELEEKIRKTKFSKEARDKATGELKKLRNMSPMSAEATVVRNYLDWLLTIPWKKRSRVKTDIKFAAKVLDRDHFGLEKVKERILEYLAVQHRMKKMRGPILCLVGPPGVGKTSLGRSIGTATGRKFVRISLGGVRDEAEIRGHRRTYIGSMPGKIIQSMKKAGSSNPIFMLDEVDKLGADFRGDPSSALLEVLDPEQNFSFNDHYLEVDYDLSDVMFIATANTLRIPPALVDRMEVIRLAGYTEDEKVEIAKRHLIDKQIEAHGLKKEEWSISEDALRDVIRYYTREAGVRNLERELANLTRKATKEIVESGKDKVSVTRRNLDKYAGVKRYRFGEVEQEHLIGVTTGLAWTEVGGELLSIEALLVPGKGSIKYTGKLGDVMQESIQAAWSYVRARATDFGIKPTLFDKRDIHVHVPEGATPKDGPSAGVAMVTSIVSALTQVSIRKDIAMTGEISLRGRVMPIGGLKEKLLAALRGGLSTVLIPIENEKDLAEIPDNVKKGLKIIPVTHVDEVLKHALTAKLEPIEWDEEQESLAKVAETDAAAKREGVVTH
- a CDS encoding HU family DNA-binding protein; its protein translation is MNKNDLVATVSNAAGLSKADATKAVDCVFEAITDSLKAGEEVRLVGFGTFNVAQRKASEGRNPRTGEKIQIPASNQPKFKAGKGLKDAVN
- a CDS encoding lipocalin-like domain-containing protein, whose product is MVTADQLVGTWELVRWETSYEDGRKIYPMGEDAQGFILYTPDGFMSAVLFRANRPPFTTGEALTAKDTEKVAGWDGYYAYGGPFEIQGDRVVHTVAHCIYPNWVGDTQVRGISFEDDNLVLSTPPQKTRRGTQTSRVIWKRANRAYTGPRP
- a CDS encoding NADH-quinone oxidoreductase subunit A; this translates as MDDLLREYLPILIFIGLVVVLGVAFIAASYIAAEQRPDAEKLSTYECGFEPFEDTRSRFDVRFYLVALLFIIFDLEVAFLFPWAITLGDTGAFGFWSMVIFLGVLTIGFIYEWKKGALEWE
- a CDS encoding NADH-quinone oxidoreductase subunit B family protein; the protein is MGVSATTVQPAGERDLTADPFFHQVSDELADKGFVVTQVDKVVNWARTGSLWWMTFGLACCAVEMMHASMPRYDLDRFGVMPRASPRQSDLMIVAGTLTNKMAPALRKVYDQMAEPRYVISMGSCANGGGYYHYSYSVVRGCDRIVPVDVYVPGCPPTAEALVYGILQLQKKIRRTVTIAR
- a CDS encoding NADH-quinone oxidoreductase subunit C codes for the protein MDDSLKELGEYIAAALTDQVNAVEVAHSELMILATPGGVAKVLSFLKDDPACQFKVLIDICGVDYPERGRRFDVVYNLLSLTHNQRVRVKVQVDESTPVPSVHGIFSSAGWFEREVWDMYGVMFSDHPDLRRLLTDYGFEGHPLRKDFPLTGFVEVRYDEDEKRVVYEPVKLTQEFRRFDFLSPWEGTDYVLPGDEKSTPADGK